Proteins encoded within one genomic window of Bradyrhizobium sp. AZCC 1719:
- a CDS encoding helix-turn-helix domain-containing protein, giving the protein MNAHAATARAERTQPLHIGDHLREWRQRRHLSQLDLASDAEISARHLSFVETGRAAPSREMVLKLAERLEVPLRERNVLLVAAGFAPAFPKRSLDDPALKSARQAIDLVLKAHEPNPALAYDRHWNLVTANRMVAPLLEGLPPHLLRHPINIMRLAFHPEGLAPRTVNLAEWSAHLLERLHRQCEATADPELLKLYQELKAYRMPARSGPISADNVAIPLKLRHNGDVLSFISTTMVFGTPVDITLQELALETFFPADDLTADRMRQMAAAL; this is encoded by the coding sequence ATGAACGCACATGCTGCCACGGCGCGAGCCGAACGAACCCAGCCCCTCCACATTGGCGATCACCTGCGCGAATGGCGCCAACGGCGACATCTGAGCCAGCTCGATTTGGCGAGCGATGCCGAAATATCCGCGCGTCACCTCAGTTTTGTCGAAACCGGCCGCGCCGCGCCATCGCGGGAAATGGTGCTCAAGCTTGCCGAGCGATTGGAGGTCCCCTTGCGTGAACGCAACGTGCTCCTGGTCGCAGCGGGTTTTGCCCCGGCCTTTCCGAAACGCTCGCTGGATGATCCGGCGCTGAAGTCGGCCCGGCAGGCGATCGATCTGGTGCTCAAAGCCCACGAGCCCAATCCGGCGTTGGCCTATGACCGGCACTGGAATCTGGTGACGGCCAACCGCATGGTGGCGCCGTTGCTCGAAGGTTTGCCGCCGCATCTGCTCCGGCACCCCATCAACATCATGCGGCTCGCCTTTCATCCCGAAGGGCTCGCGCCGCGCACGGTCAATCTTGCCGAATGGAGCGCGCATCTTCTGGAACGGCTGCATCGCCAGTGCGAGGCAACGGCCGATCCCGAACTGCTCAAACTGTATCAGGAGCTCAAAGCCTATCGTATGCCGGCGCGCTCGGGGCCGATCTCGGCCGACAATGTCGCGATCCCGTTAAAGCTGCGCCACAATGGCGATGTGTTGAGTTTCATCTCCACCACCATGGTGTTCGGCACGCCCGTCGACATCACGTTGCAGGAGCTTGCGCTGGAAACTTTCTTTCCCGCCGACGATCTGACCGCCGATCGCATGCGGCAGATGGCGGCAGCTTTGTAG
- a CDS encoding DsbA family oxidoreductase produces MSTLKPLKIDIVSDVVCPWCYIGKRRIENALALVPDVPVEVRWRPFFLNSWVPREGISRDEYLTAKFGSVEAYKGIAGRVVAAAGEEGLTYRPELVKRQPNTIDCHRLINWAEAQGKAAEMKQRLMELYFRDGGDLTDINVLVQAAADVGLDADDVRKRLATDEDVALISGQAQEASDKGISGVPTFVFAQKYAVSGAQPAEQLARAIRQVSGEINAQAAE; encoded by the coding sequence ATGAGCACCCTAAAACCCCTCAAGATCGACATCGTCTCCGACGTGGTCTGCCCCTGGTGCTACATCGGCAAACGCCGGATCGAGAACGCCTTGGCGCTGGTGCCCGATGTTCCCGTCGAAGTGCGCTGGCGGCCGTTCTTCCTCAATTCCTGGGTGCCGCGCGAGGGCATCAGCCGCGACGAATATCTCACCGCAAAATTCGGTTCGGTCGAGGCTTACAAGGGCATCGCCGGGCGCGTCGTGGCGGCTGCGGGGGAGGAGGGGCTGACCTACCGGCCCGAACTCGTGAAGCGCCAGCCCAACACCATCGATTGCCATCGCCTGATCAATTGGGCGGAAGCTCAGGGCAAGGCCGCTGAGATGAAGCAGCGCCTGATGGAATTGTACTTTCGCGATGGCGGCGATCTGACCGATATCAACGTGCTGGTGCAGGCCGCGGCCGATGTTGGCCTCGACGCCGACGATGTGCGCAAGCGTCTTGCCACCGATGAGGACGTCGCACTGATCTCCGGCCAGGCGCAGGAAGCTTCCGACAAAGGCATCTCGGGCGTTCCTACTTTCGTCTTCGCGCAGAAATATGCCGTGTCCGGCGCCCAGCCGGCCGAGCAACTCGCCCGCGCGATCCGGCAAGTTTCCGGCGAAATCAACGCGCAGGCCGCGGAGTGA
- a CDS encoding NIPSNAP family protein yields the protein MIYELRTYTLRPGTLGDMIKAASTISREIRKDDYGKLEGYWSTEIGPLNQVLHMWSYNSFEERARLRAELAKSPRWTGEYVPLIRPWLVRQDVRLMNAVRPPVAPASTGNVYELRNYRAKPAGGLKQWLDAFTAVLPEREKYSKIVGLWTTEAGQPNEACHIWAYPSLNARAEARGNAMKDPAWQEFLGKGPGFLDEMHSTIMLPAPHSPLQ from the coding sequence ATGATCTACGAACTGCGCACCTACACCTTAAGACCCGGCACGCTCGGCGACATGATCAAGGCCGCGAGTACGATATCGCGCGAGATCCGCAAGGACGATTACGGCAAGCTCGAAGGCTACTGGTCGACCGAGATCGGCCCGCTTAACCAGGTCCTGCACATGTGGAGCTACAACAGTTTCGAGGAGCGCGCCCGGTTGCGCGCCGAGCTTGCGAAAAGCCCGCGCTGGACCGGCGAGTATGTGCCGCTGATCCGCCCCTGGTTGGTCCGTCAGGACGTCCGCCTGATGAACGCGGTGAGGCCGCCGGTTGCCCCGGCATCGACGGGCAATGTCTACGAACTCCGCAACTACCGCGCCAAGCCGGCCGGCGGCCTCAAACAATGGCTCGATGCGTTCACCGCCGTACTGCCGGAGCGGGAAAAGTATTCAAAGATCGTCGGCCTCTGGACCACCGAAGCGGGCCAACCGAACGAAGCCTGCCACATCTGGGCCTATCCCAGCCTGAACGCCCGCGCCGAAGCGCGCGGGAACGCGATGAAGGATCCGGCCTGGCAGGAATTTCTCGGGAAGGGTCCCGGATTTCTCGACGAGATGCACTCGACCATCATGCTGCCGGCGCCGCATTCGCCGCTGCAGTGA